One genomic window of Sporosarcina ureae includes the following:
- the trpS gene encoding tryptophan--tRNA ligase: MKTIFSGVQPTGVITLGNYIGAFRQFVELQNDEDCIFCIVDQHAITVQQHPDDLKQAIRSLAATYIASGIDPEKSTLFIQSEVPAHAQAGWIMQCISYIGELERMTQFKDKSDGAEGVSAALLTYPPLMAADILLYNTDIVPVGEDQKQHLELTRDLAERFNSRYGKVLTIPAVRIPKNGARIKSLQDPLKKMSKSDPNKKATITILDTPKEIEKKIKSAVTDSEGIVKFDVENKPGVSNLLIIESSLSGVTIEELEAKYEGQGYGAFKVGVADAINQHLAGIQERYHELINSPELDAILDQGAEKANTIASATLKKMEAAMGLGRTR, translated from the coding sequence ATGAAAACCATTTTTTCAGGCGTACAGCCAACAGGTGTCATCACATTAGGGAACTATATTGGCGCGTTCCGTCAATTCGTTGAGCTTCAAAACGACGAGGACTGTATTTTTTGTATCGTCGATCAGCACGCCATCACTGTGCAACAACACCCAGATGACTTAAAACAAGCGATTCGTTCATTAGCTGCTACGTATATCGCAAGTGGCATTGATCCAGAAAAATCCACATTATTTATTCAATCAGAAGTTCCTGCTCATGCACAAGCTGGATGGATCATGCAGTGCATTTCGTACATCGGTGAACTCGAGCGTATGACACAGTTTAAAGACAAATCTGACGGAGCAGAAGGTGTATCTGCCGCGCTTCTTACCTACCCTCCATTAATGGCTGCGGACATTTTATTGTATAACACGGATATCGTGCCAGTCGGTGAAGATCAGAAGCAACATTTAGAGTTAACTAGAGATCTAGCAGAGCGCTTCAATAGCCGCTACGGAAAAGTATTGACCATTCCGGCCGTTCGTATTCCTAAAAATGGCGCTCGCATAAAATCTTTACAAGATCCATTGAAGAAGATGAGTAAATCTGATCCAAATAAAAAAGCGACGATTACGATTTTGGACACACCAAAAGAAATCGAAAAGAAAATTAAAAGTGCTGTAACGGATTCTGAAGGTATCGTGAAATTCGACGTGGAAAACAAACCAGGCGTCTCCAATTTATTGATTATCGAATCTTCACTAAGTGGTGTAACGATCGAAGAATTAGAAGCTAAATACGAAGGCCAAGGCTACGGAGCTTTTAAAGTCGGTGTCGCTGATGCGATTAACCAACACTTAGCTGGAATCCAAGAACGCTATCATGAACTAATCAACTCTCCTGAACTCGATGCAATCCTCGACCAAGGAGCTGAAAAAGCAAACACCATCGCTTCCGCCACCCTCAAAAAGATGGAGGCCGCGATGGGCTTGGGACGTACACGGTAA
- the mecA gene encoding adaptor protein MecA, whose translation MEIERINENTVKFNLSYGDIEARGFSKEDVWYNRDKSEELFWDMMDELGDDTEFEVEGPLWIQVNAMNEGIEVIVTRAHLPKNAESSQFPFGIEDPEELFDPIFDAITDSEEENEEELQVADRLFVFNEFDQIIPLASKMISLEDEFDSQLYAFEDRYYLNLRFDYSLIEKKRAKDIASMVTEYGAVSKMSIHRIGEYGKEVMGSDVFEQVNKYFS comes from the coding sequence ATGGAAATAGAGCGCATTAATGAAAACACGGTGAAGTTTAATTTATCCTATGGAGATATTGAAGCCCGTGGTTTTAGTAAAGAAGACGTCTGGTATAATCGTGATAAAAGCGAAGAGCTTTTTTGGGATATGATGGATGAACTTGGTGATGACACGGAATTTGAAGTAGAAGGACCACTTTGGATTCAAGTGAACGCTATGAATGAAGGCATTGAAGTGATTGTGACTCGCGCACATCTTCCGAAGAACGCAGAATCATCACAGTTTCCTTTTGGAATTGAAGATCCAGAAGAATTATTCGATCCAATTTTTGATGCGATTACTGATTCTGAAGAAGAAAATGAAGAAGAGTTACAGGTGGCAGATAGATTATTTGTTTTCAATGAATTTGACCAGATCATACCATTGGCTAGCAAGATGATTTCACTCGAAGACGAATTTGATTCGCAACTATATGCATTCGAGGATCGTTATTATCTCAACTTACGCTTCGACTATTCTCTCATTGAGAAAAAACGTGCGAAGGACATTGCCAGCATGGTAACAGAATACGGTGCAGTGTCTAAGATGTCTATTCATCGTATAGGTGAGTATGGCAAGGAAGTTATGGGATCTGACGTATTTGAACAAGTAAATAAATATTTTTCATAA
- the spxA gene encoding transcriptional regulator SpxA: MGVTLYTSPSCTSCRKAKAWLEEHEIPYTERNIFSEPLNIQEIKQILRMTEDGTDEIISTRSKIFQKLNVDVESLPLQRLYELIQEHPGLLRRPIILDEKRLQVGYNEDEIRRFLPRKVRAYQLLEARRMVN; this comes from the coding sequence ATGGGTGTCACACTTTATACATCGCCTAGTTGTACATCTTGTAGAAAAGCAAAAGCATGGTTGGAGGAACACGAGATTCCTTATACTGAGCGTAATATCTTTTCTGAACCATTAAATATTCAAGAAATTAAACAAATTCTTCGCATGACGGAAGATGGTACTGACGAAATTATTTCAACACGCTCCAAGATTTTTCAAAAGCTAAATGTTGACGTAGAAAGTCTTCCACTGCAAAGACTTTATGAATTGATTCAAGAACATCCAGGTCTTTTAAGAAGACCAATCATTCTAGATGAAAAAAGACTCCAAGTAGGATATAATGAAGATGAGATTCGTCGTTTCCTACCGAGAAAAGTTAGAGCCTATCAGCTGCTCGAAGCGCGGCGTATGGTAAACTAA